From Synergistaceae bacterium, the proteins below share one genomic window:
- a CDS encoding transketolase has translation MYTVEEMEKIARLIRCDTLKAIYLAGSGHPGGCLSAVDILTALYFYKLRIDPKNPAWADRDRFLLGKGHAAPALFAALAHRGFFDISHMKRLRLHDGMLQATPNLKVPGADFSSGSLGQNLSVGVGMALAGRIRKQRYKTYVLLGDGELQEGQIWEAAMAASHYRLGNLVAILDNNHIQLCDDTRHVMSIGDPEEKFKSFGWNTTSVNGHDIPALMKVFDDVPDQPEGTPTFIAAETIKGRGVSFMEGTAAWHGGCPTEEQMKQVTLELGGGTL, from the coding sequence TTGTATACGGTTGAAGAAATGGAAAAAATTGCCCGTCTTATCCGTTGTGATACCCTTAAAGCCATCTATCTGGCAGGCTCCGGCCACCCTGGAGGATGCCTGTCGGCTGTGGATATCCTTACGGCGCTGTATTTTTACAAGCTGCGTATCGACCCGAAAAATCCAGCCTGGGCGGATCGTGACCGATTTTTGCTCGGCAAGGGACACGCCGCTCCCGCTCTTTTTGCCGCTCTCGCCCACCGGGGATTCTTCGATATCTCGCACATGAAACGGTTGCGCCTTCATGACGGTATGCTGCAGGCCACGCCGAACCTGAAGGTTCCCGGGGCTGATTTTTCCTCGGGGTCCCTTGGACAGAACCTTTCAGTGGGCGTTGGCATGGCCCTTGCAGGCAGGATCAGGAAGCAGAGGTATAAAACTTACGTGCTGCTGGGCGACGGTGAGCTTCAGGAGGGACAGATCTGGGAAGCCGCTATGGCCGCGTCTCATTACAGGCTGGGTAACCTCGTGGCAATACTGGACAACAACCACATCCAGCTTTGCGACGATACCCGCCATGTTATGAGCATCGGGGATCCCGAGGAAAAATTTAAAAGCTTCGGCTGGAATACGACGTCCGTTAACGGGCATGACATTCCTGCGCTTATGAAGGTTTTCGATGACGTTCCCGACCAGCCGGAAGGCACTCCCACCTTTATTGCGGCTGAAACAATCAAAGGCAGGGGAGTCTCTTTCATGGAAGGAACCGCGGCGTGGCACGGCGGTTGCCCTACCGAAGAACAGATGAAACAGGTCACGCTCGAGCTTGGAGGTGGCACACTATGA